One part of the Anopheles coustani chromosome 2, idAnoCousDA_361_x.2, whole genome shotgun sequence genome encodes these proteins:
- the LOC131263445 gene encoding uncharacterized protein LOC131263445: MVDTRKQNASGPKPRKTLESVRQPSHDDDKTMIESSSVGSVERQHDNSTHNIEVSGCNSTLPYTDGDDLIDTDGSISEDCTDDDEPLVKEATPVSYQPEALPVPANRSKKTPSKQIATPKTPHQKQPPQPYTEASVNNEVEFPVACILIAILLIGCGYVVHYKVQKYFTKPPVIHEKCEEFYNLEKSYTNVKNTLWDALNVSFSRANNQKERREPGTFLFLHDGSIEMVDRFIETISKITAHCFGGTKPILLDRKYFQRADIQRDFGEFIPLQKAALQEQGIMVVRNLENIPPMAVQAFHSICDPEEPLVDRAVIYFTMDTSKVGGQMTHDSGRSATAEAEMLLYQMWKNVLKPEVLGPLVTRLTENVYRIV; the protein is encoded by the exons ATGGTGGACACCAGGAAG CAAAATGCATCTGGTCCCAAGCCACGTAAAACCTTGGAAAGTGTGCGTCAACCATCCCATGATGACGACAAAACAATGATTGAGTCTTCTAGCGTCGG GTCAGTGGAAAGGCAGCATGATAACTCTACCCACAACATTGAAGTGAGCGGTTGTAATTCTACCTTACCGTACACGGATGGAGATGATCTGATTGATACTGATGGTTCAATTTCCGAAGATTGTACTGATGACGATGAACCACTTGTGAAAGAAGCCACACCTGTTTCATATCAGCCAGAGGCACTACCGGTGCCGGCCAACCGATCCAAAAAGACTCCATCGAAGCAGATCGCTACACCAAAAACCCCCCACCAAAAGCAACCACCACAACCATATACGGAAGCAAGTGTTAACAATGAAGTCGAATTTCCCGTTGCCTGCATTCTCATTGCTATTCTCCTAATCGGATGTGGGTATGTAGTCCATTATAAAGTGcagaaatattttacaaaaccaCCTGTCATTCACGAAAAGTGTGAGGAATTCTATAacctcgaaaaaagttacacAAATGTCAAAAACACTTTGTGGGATGCGCTTAATGTAAGCTTTAGCCGGGCAAACAATCAGAAGGAACGCCGTGAGCCTGGAACGTTTCTCTTCCTACACGACGGATCGATTGAAATGGTAGATCGTTTTATTGAAACCATAAGCAAAATAACAGCGCATTGCTTCGGCGGAACGAAACCGATCCTGCTAGACCGAAAGTACTTCCAGCGCGCCGACATTCAACGGGATTTTGGCGAGTTTATACCACTGCAAAAGGCCGCTTTGCAGGAGCAAGGTATCATGGTTGTACGCAACTTGGAGAACATACCACCGATGGCAGTACAAGCATTTCACAGCATCTGTGATCCGGAAGAACCGCTAGTGGATAGGGCAGTTATATATTTTACGATGGATACATCGAAAGTCGGTGGACAGATGACTCACGATAGCGGGCGGAGTGCCACAGCCGAGGCAGAAATGTTGTTATATCAAATGTGGAAGAATGTTCTTAAGCCGGAGGTGCTGGGTCCCCTTGTTACACGACTAACCGAAAATGTTTATCGcatcgtttga
- the LOC131263920 gene encoding protein Asterix, producing the protein MTMLVDPRRPEKVQRYKPIDSANQGAGVGDDLMPDYMNILGMIFSMCGLMMKLKWCAWLALYCSCISFANSRISDDAKQVLSSFMLSVSAVVMSYLQNPTPMTPPWQSL; encoded by the exons ATGACCATGCTCGTTGATCCTCGCCGACCGGAAAAGGTGCAGCGCTACAAACCGATCGACTCAGCCAACCAGGGGGCGGGAGTGGGTGATGATTTAATGCCGGATTATATGAATATCCTAG GCATGATATTCTCCATGTGCGGACTGATGATGAAGCTGAAATGGTGCGCCTGGCTGGCGCTCTACTGTTCCTGCATTAGTTTCGCTAATTCACGGATTTCAGACGATGCCAAGCAGGTCCTTTCTTCCTTTATGCTGAGCGTCAGCGCCGTCGTGATGTCGTACCTGCAGAACCCGACGCCAATGACACCGCCCTGGCAGTCGTTGTAG
- the LOC131267708 gene encoding general transcription factor IIF subunit 2, whose protein sequence is MSKDGEAIRVDKELDLSNAGRGVWLVKVPKYMANKWEKAPGNIEVGKLKISKQVGQKAQVSLTLSDAVISIDPSEEIPRDHRLDVSVVTKQTLGVFSHAITTNREDPVPECEKQYMEGRIVQKLECRPYADNCYMKMKLESIRKASQPARQVKSLEKIVHNYKPVSDHKHNIEDRERKKAEGKKSRDDKNAVLDMLFNAFEKHQYYNIKDLVKITRQPISYLKEILKEVCDYNMKNPHKNMWELKKEYRHYKEDDKKDDDAPKDMSGSDSD, encoded by the coding sequence ATGTCGAAAGACGGTGAGGCTATTCGCGTCGACAAGGAGCTGGATCTATCCAACGCGGGCCGAGGCGTGTGGCTCGTGAAGGTACCGAAGTATATGGCTAACAAATGGGAAAAAGCGCCGGGCAACATCGAGGTGGGAAAGCTGAAAATTTCCAAACAGGTCGGCCAAAAGGCACAGGTTTCGCTCACGCTGTCCGATGCCGTGATAAGTATCGATCCGTCGGAGGAGATTCCGCGTGACCACCGGCTGGATGTGTCGGTCGTCACCAAACAAACGCTGGGTGTTTTCTCGCACGCCATCACAACCAATCGCGAGGATCCGGTGCCGGAGTGCGAGAAGCAGTACATGGAGGGCCGAATTGTGCAGAAGCTCGAGTGTCGTCCCTACGCCGACAACTGCTACATGAAGATGAAGCTGGAATCGATCCGAAAGGCATCTCAACCGGCCCGGCAGGTGAAATCGCTCGAGAAGATCGTACACAACTACAAACCGGTGTCGGACCACAAGCATAACATCGAGGACCGCGAGCGCAAGAAGGCGGAGGGCAAGAAGAGCCGTGATGACAAAAATGCCGTGCTCGATATGTTGTTCAACGCGTTCGAAAAGCACCAGTATTATAACATCAAGGACCTGGTCAAGATCACACGGCAGCCAATCAGCTATCTGAAGGAAATCCTCAAGGAGGTGTGCGACTACAACATGAAGAACCCGCACAAGAACATGTGGGAGCTGAAGAAGGAGTATCGGCACTACAAAGAGGACGACAAGAAGGACGACGACGCGCCGAAGGACATGTCGGGTAGTGATAGTGACTGA
- the LOC131267709 gene encoding ubiquitin thioesterase OTU1, whose translation MGFSVKLKTKSGQQHIVSKLTETTTVGDLKTRITELTNIPGDALHVVLGFPPFKPLDFSNEANPLPTVGISNGDTLIVEEKSLSAEERKQLEAAKRLEQDEKLAKELAAQGTENCGILLKKVVPADNSCLFTSIGFVLTGKVDPENSQYMRQIIAGTVNSDKQEYNEGILGRPNDEYCAWILQPEAWGGAIEVSILSAYHGIEFDVVDITNAIINRFGEDKQYGMRAFLLFDGIHYDPLYLESTNGEPPKTLFPIEDNLVYLQAEQLAKEAKSSRQYTDVNKFTLKCIDCDCFLKGQTEAQQHAQKTGHVNFGEV comes from the exons ATGGGGTTTTCAGTGAAGCTAAAAACCAAATCTGGCCAGCAGCACATTGTGAGCAAGCTGACAGAGACAACGACCGTCGGTGACCTCAAGACGAGAATCACCGAGCTGACCAACATTCCGGGTGATGCGCTGCACGTGGTGCTCGGTTTCCCCCCGTTCAAGCCGCTGGATTTTTCCAACGAAGCCAACCCTCTGCCAACCGTAGGCATCAGCAATGGGGATACGCTGATTGTTGAGGAAAAGTCGTTGAGCGCCGAAGAGCGAAAGCAGCTGGAGGCCGCCAAACGGCTGGAGCAGGACGAGAAGCTAGCGAAGGAACTGGCGGCGCAAGGCACGGAAAACTGTGGCATTCTGTTGAAGAAAGTGGTCCCGGCGGACAATTCATGCCTTTTCACTAGCATCG GCTTCGTGCTCACAGGGAAGGTGGATCCGGAAAATAGCCAGTACATGAGGCAAATCATTGCCGGAACGGTCAATTCGGATAAGCAAGAGTACAACGAAGGAATCCTTGGTCGACCAAACGATGAATACTGTGCCTGGATATTGCAGCCCGAGGCCTGGGGTGGAGCAATCGAAGTTTCGATCCTGTCCGCGTACCATGGCATCGAGTTCGATGTTGTCGACATCACAAACGCCATCATCAACCGGTTCGGTGAGGACAAGCAATACGGAATGCGAGCGTTTCTACTGTTCGATGGCATTCACTACGACCCTCTGTACCTGGAATCGACGAAC GGAGAGCCACCCAAGACTCTCTTTCCTATCGAAGACAACTTGGTGTATCTACAAGCGGAGCAGTTAGCCAAAGAAGCCAAGTCTTCACGCCAGTACACGGACGTGAACAAGTTCACCCTGAAGTGTATAGATTGCGACTGCTTCCTGAAGGGACAAACGGAGGCTCAACAGCATGCACAAAAGACCGGACACGTTAACTTCGGTGAAGTTTAG